The Aulosira sp. FACHB-615 genome has a segment encoding these proteins:
- a CDS encoding alkaline phosphatase family protein has protein sequence MSKYLKFYGINQTWQWLRQTFRHKLFFRLSAIVLVTVFLSLGVHSIAAQPVANTPSPKVILISLDGATPDFVEQYLRDGVLNRSQGLGLLRRQGVYAERNITCSASLTAACHVAIGTGSTAARNDINSNTFHLVASPFTSNISGFGAPIGGYSTIGPSASVQPTAEPIWVGLQRNGKQVVAATFPGADGVDVRVPGLTNSPIIQPASNRTVSYTVPFGAFAGVGARGFSLTAAEFSSATSLIVTQLNNAGRISYSPILQASLNDQFTVGGVNYNIQVAALDTTNDRRTNYDTLVFFDAQLGIPTGTFSLPATGPAYVKASDRKSSLFYLEGSSNQAGTAFYVSNLAPDLSTVRIARYSANAIPRNPAVQTSVDDVLSNVGFWSPQADFRIPERLSPGFTTFPDSELEDIYEDQVQLFVDYQTRLALRAINQNPNADLVMVYIEQPDGSEHQFLLTDSRQPSDPTNPLSIGARQDKAKVARYRTYVQAGYQAANNAVQRIINAVGTNRQGTPNSNILVVSDHGFAPFHTAVNLNNYLRNRGFDLTKVRAVTSGPAANIYINLQGREPNGVVSRAEYITLQQQLITALRELVDNNPNYLRGRQQAVFDLIYPRPLPSDVNDPKFGLGTSEFVGQDTGDVFAIMRSGYNFDGIQNPIITRLGDTDNSVFSVPNFYGAHGYDPTIPSLSAIFYAAGPDIQRRGNIGRIRNIDIAPTINSLLNVPSAPTVQGRALNIQGRGER, from the coding sequence GTGAGCAAGTATTTAAAATTCTATGGCATAAATCAAACATGGCAGTGGCTAAGGCAGACTTTTAGACATAAGTTATTTTTCCGCTTATCTGCAATAGTGCTGGTGACTGTTTTCCTGAGTTTAGGTGTGCATTCTATCGCGGCTCAACCAGTAGCTAATACACCCAGTCCCAAAGTCATTTTAATTTCTCTCGATGGTGCCACACCCGATTTTGTCGAGCAGTACTTAAGGGATGGTGTATTAAACCGCAGCCAAGGATTAGGATTACTCAGAAGACAAGGTGTGTATGCTGAAAGAAATATTACTTGCAGTGCCTCTTTAACTGCGGCTTGTCATGTAGCTATTGGTACAGGTTCCACTGCTGCCCGCAATGATATTAACTCTAATACATTTCACTTAGTTGCCAGTCCCTTTACCTCTAACATTAGTGGTTTTGGCGCACCAATTGGTGGTTATTCTACAATCGGCCCTAGCGCCAGTGTACAACCAACGGCAGAACCAATTTGGGTCGGGCTTCAGCGCAATGGTAAGCAAGTGGTGGCGGCTACCTTTCCCGGTGCAGATGGAGTTGATGTCAGAGTTCCTGGTTTAACTAATAGCCCAATTATTCAACCAGCCAGCAACAGAACTGTATCTTACACCGTTCCCTTTGGGGCGTTTGCGGGGGTAGGTGCAAGAGGTTTTAGTTTAACTGCTGCTGAATTTAGTTCTGCAACTAGTTTGATAGTGACGCAATTAAATAACGCAGGCAGAATTTCTTACAGCCCGATTTTACAAGCAAGTTTAAATGATCAGTTTACTGTTGGTGGTGTCAATTATAATATTCAAGTTGCCGCACTAGATACAACAAACGATCGCCGCACCAATTACGACACATTAGTATTTTTTGATGCTCAACTTGGTATTCCCACAGGGACTTTTAGTTTACCTGCAACTGGCCCGGCTTATGTGAAGGCGAGCGATCGTAAATCTAGTTTATTTTATTTAGAAGGCAGTTCTAATCAAGCAGGTACAGCATTTTACGTCAGCAATCTCGCACCCGACTTGAGTACCGTTCGCATTGCACGTTATTCTGCAAATGCAATTCCCCGTAACCCCGCAGTGCAAACCAGTGTCGATGATGTTCTTAGTAACGTTGGTTTTTGGTCGCCCCAAGCTGATTTCCGCATTCCAGAACGCCTCAGCCCAGGATTTACCACTTTCCCCGACAGCGAACTAGAAGATATTTACGAAGACCAAGTACAATTATTTGTTGATTATCAAACCCGACTAGCATTGAGAGCCATTAACCAAAATCCCAATGCAGATTTAGTCATGGTTTATATTGAACAACCAGATGGCTCAGAACACCAATTTTTATTAACTGATTCTCGTCAACCTAGTGATCCGACCAATCCATTATCCATTGGCGCTAGACAAGATAAAGCCAAAGTAGCGCGATATAGAACTTACGTACAAGCTGGTTATCAAGCCGCTAATAATGCCGTTCAGCGCATCATCAACGCAGTGGGGACAAATCGCCAAGGTACACCCAACAGTAACATTTTAGTTGTTTCCGATCATGGCTTTGCTCCCTTTCACACAGCTGTTAACTTAAATAACTACCTGAGAAATCGCGGCTTTGACTTAACTAAAGTCCGCGCCGTCACATCAGGGCCAGCCGCCAACATTTATATTAATCTCCAAGGACGTGAACCTAACGGTGTTGTCAGTCGTGCGGAATACATTACATTACAACAGCAACTGATCACAGCATTGCGGGAATTAGTAGATAACAATCCTAATTACTTGCGGGGAAGACAACAAGCAGTTTTTGACTTAATTTACCCCCGCCCATTACCCAGCGATGTCAACGATCCAAAATTTGGTTTAGGTACAAGCGAATTTGTCGGTCAAGATACTGGTGATGTGTTTGCAATTATGCGATCGGGATACAATTTTGACGGTATACAAAATCCCATCATCACCCGTTTAGGAGACACAGATAATTCTGTATTTTCCGTACCAAATTTCTACGGGGCGCATGGTTATGATCCCACAATTCCCAGTCTCAGCGCCATCTTTTATGCTGCTGGCCCTGACATTCAGCGTCGTGGTAACATTGGCAGAATTCGCAATATCGATATTGCCCCAACCATCAACAGTTTACTAAACGTTCCCTCTGCTCCCACAGTTCAAGGACGAGCTTTAAATATTCAGGGAAGAGGTGAGAGGTAA
- a CDS encoding Uma2 family endonuclease: MLLTERRADRVVLHNIGWQKFESLLVDLGENRAAKIAYDDGTLEIMTPLPEHEYYKEIIGDIIKDTAEILEIDYECYGSATWKQELKKAGIESDNCFYFQNEALIRGKLKFDLNQDPPPDLALEIDVTSKSLDRFSIYARLGVPEIWCYDTGEIKIYQLQGEEYIQTKTSLVFPHLNILEIPSLIEKYRMAGKRVFRQAIREWVRGQIREQEK, translated from the coding sequence ATGCTATTAACTGAACGTCGTGCTGACCGAGTAGTTCTCCATAATATTGGTTGGCAAAAATTTGAGAGTTTACTAGTAGACTTAGGTGAGAACCGAGCCGCTAAAATAGCTTACGATGATGGCACATTAGAGATTATGACACCATTACCAGAACACGAATATTACAAAGAAATAATTGGTGACATCATCAAAGATACGGCAGAAATTTTAGAGATAGATTACGAGTGTTATGGTTCAGCCACCTGGAAACAAGAATTAAAAAAAGCTGGAATAGAATCTGATAATTGCTTTTATTTTCAAAATGAAGCATTAATTAGAGGTAAGCTCAAGTTTGATTTAAATCAAGACCCTCCTCCCGATTTAGCTTTAGAAATTGATGTTACCAGTAAATCGTTAGATAGATTTTCAATTTATGCAAGGTTAGGTGTGCCGGAAATTTGGTGTTATGACACTGGAGAAATCAAAATTTACCAATTGCAAGGGGAAGAATATATTCAAACAAAAACAAGTTTAGTATTTCCCCATTTAAATATTTTAGAAATTCCCTCACTAATTGAAAAATACCGTATGGCAGGAAAAAGGGTATTTCGACAAGCAATCAGGGAATGGGTAAGGGGACAGATCAGGGAACAAGAGAAATAA
- a CDS encoding type II toxin-antitoxin system VapC family toxin: protein MSLKYLLDTNILSEAKRPHPNEAVMAKLRLYSQELSTATLVIHEMLYGCLRLPISKKRQDIEDYINSVVLAQIPLFNYDMKSAQHHAQERARLSKVGKTPGFIDGQIASIAVTNSLILVTNNVADFQDFNGIDIENWFIN, encoded by the coding sequence ATGAGTTTAAAGTATTTACTAGATACTAACATCTTATCAGAGGCTAAAAGACCTCATCCGAATGAAGCAGTTATGGCCAAGCTAAGGCTGTATAGTCAAGAACTATCCACTGCTACCCTAGTTATTCATGAGATGCTATACGGCTGTTTACGTCTGCCTATTTCTAAAAAACGTCAAGATATAGAAGATTATATAAATAGTGTAGTTCTAGCACAAATACCTTTATTTAATTATGATATGAAATCTGCACAACATCACGCTCAAGAAAGAGCTAGATTATCAAAAGTTGGTAAAACTCCTGGTTTTATTGATGGTCAAATAGCGAGTATTGCAGTCACAAATAGCTTAATTTTAGTAACTAATAATGTGGCAGATTTTCAGGATTTTAATGGTATAGACATAGAAAATTGGTTCATTAATTAA
- a CDS encoding DUF2281 domain-containing protein yields MNIEQTVLETLRELPTDKQQEVLDFIQFLKYKLSLQNPLHISDKQEDIREDKEINDFWSALQNFRQRVDLESIDDDTFEDLRDKSPGREVNL; encoded by the coding sequence ATGAACATCGAACAAACAGTTTTAGAAACCTTGCGAGAACTACCCACAGATAAACAACAAGAGGTTTTAGATTTTATCCAATTTCTTAAATATAAATTATCGCTTCAAAACCCATTACATATATCTGATAAACAAGAAGACATCAGAGAAGATAAAGAAATTAATGACTTCTGGTCAGCTTTACAAAACTTTAGACAAAGAGTTGATTTAGAGAGTATTGACGATGACACATTTGAGGATTTACGAGATAAATCACCAGGCAGAGAAGTAAATTTATGA
- a CDS encoding mCpol domain-containing protein, with product MAKLIVYGNVNPSTFANSIVVANSKSIEIFNEPLTNIFVIHSQESHKKLYRDPNCPNWIEHLANHGISHDSLINRTIDINNSNESTKKLIEYIEMIATHNTVNSHLIIDLTNGTSFQKNLLSVVAYILDIKYQFIIDITKLMERIKGTLGFHGIEDLLPSYVPVPDTTKLDDIAYLGLAEVARYKRIIELHTQRFKNINSDTADEEFFRDNLIHSIQLKLQGDKKRDNTVYRIAVSSLSASIEDLITVMICNFSLKSNSNEIYKIYKKTLGNKMKDIEKMVKQDASSDFDIEFFQKFNDFILYLRNSTTHKGKLLTDIEKFKADLSIKMSFPFIEFYTDIIHPILAKDTPTQAPKKTREIFDKDISSNEILYYGLDGDNTGEILEHLFLDSSAEQQFKQISDSISQAVCKIGEKVCTSSHGQIIFQAGDDLLFKGNFNRSTLHEMQKTYRNITNGLTCSIGYGRSLMETFLALKIAKSRHNKNSIVGIEIK from the coding sequence ATGGCAAAACTTATTGTATATGGTAATGTTAATCCCTCTACTTTCGCTAATTCAATAGTTGTAGCAAATAGTAAGTCTATCGAGATTTTCAACGAACCTTTAACTAATATTTTTGTTATCCATTCTCAAGAATCACATAAAAAACTTTACAGAGACCCTAATTGTCCAAACTGGATAGAGCATTTAGCTAATCATGGAATTTCCCATGATTCTTTAATCAATCGTACCATAGACATAAATAATTCTAATGAATCCACAAAAAAACTTATTGAATATATTGAGATGATTGCAACTCATAATACAGTGAATTCCCACTTAATTATTGATTTAACAAATGGTACTTCATTTCAAAAGAATCTACTGTCTGTTGTTGCTTATATTCTAGATATAAAGTATCAATTTATAATTGATATTACTAAATTAATGGAGAGAATAAAAGGAACTTTAGGTTTTCATGGTATTGAAGACTTATTACCAAGTTATGTTCCAGTACCAGATACTACTAAGCTAGATGATATCGCCTATCTAGGGTTAGCAGAAGTAGCTCGCTATAAGAGAATTATAGAACTTCATACACAGAGATTTAAAAATATTAATAGTGATACTGCTGATGAAGAATTCTTCAGAGATAATCTTATTCATTCCATACAACTGAAACTGCAAGGAGATAAGAAAAGAGATAACACTGTATATCGAATTGCTGTTTCTTCCTTATCGGCTAGTATAGAAGATTTAATAACTGTGATGATATGTAATTTTAGTTTAAAATCCAATTCAAATGAGATTTATAAAATTTACAAAAAAACTCTTGGTAATAAGATGAAAGATATTGAAAAGATGGTAAAGCAAGATGCTTCATCTGATTTTGATATTGAATTTTTTCAAAAATTTAATGATTTTATACTTTATCTTAGAAATAGCACTACTCACAAAGGAAAGTTATTGACAGATATTGAAAAATTCAAGGCAGATTTATCTATTAAAATGTCATTTCCATTTATTGAATTTTATACAGATATTATACATCCTATTTTAGCGAAAGATACTCCTACTCAAGCCCCAAAAAAAACTAGAGAAATTTTTGATAAAGATATATCTTCAAATGAAATATTATATTACGGATTAGATGGTGATAATACTGGAGAAATACTAGAACATCTGTTTCTCGATTCTAGTGCTGAACAACAATTTAAACAAATTAGTGATTCAATTAGTCAGGCAGTTTGTAAAATCGGCGAGAAAGTTTGTACTTCATCACATGGACAAATAATTTTCCAAGCTGGAGATGATTTACTATTTAAGGGTAATTTCAACCGCAGCACACTTCATGAGATGCAAAAAACTTATCGAAATATTACTAATGGCTTGACTTGCT